A single region of the Lysinibacillus sp. B2A1 genome encodes:
- a CDS encoding ATPase: MPLTTGPIENSGNLPANAASVRIKVLNLTGGLLTGVVRVFRLNGTRQLLSTTPFAAAANASTFVTPSVAGSFQYEVEIAPNQTGGLYSVYGRTASGVIIDAQRFVNSELTPIL; this comes from the coding sequence ATGCCTTTAACTACTGGTCCAATTGAAAATTCAGGTAATCTACCAGCTAATGCTGCTAGCGTTCGTATCAAAGTTCTTAATCTCACTGGAGGTTTACTAACAGGAGTAGTCCGAGTTTTCAGACTTAACGGTACAAGACAATTACTATCAACAACTCCTTTTGCCGCTGCTGCTAATGCTTCTACTTTTGTAACTCCAAGTGTAGCAGGATCGTTCCAATATGAAGTTGAAATAGCTCCAAATCAAACTGGCGGATTATACAGCGTTTACGGGCGTACCGCTTCAGGTGTTATCATCGATGCCCAACGATTTGTGAACTCTGAGTTAACACCTATTCTTTAA
- a CDS encoding hydrolase, with protein MGDIINISTGSDSCGKHGKQSSNRCKGCVCNQLRRLQTQTEVDLFLLGGQIIEDVIFITFDPKDCCAFFNDPTTEPGSTIIVDCQDIQAIRIEAD; from the coding sequence ATGGGTGATATTATAAATATTAGTACTGGTTCTGATTCCTGTGGTAAACACGGAAAACAATCGAGCAATCGCTGTAAAGGTTGTGTTTGTAACCAATTAAGACGTTTACAAACTCAAACTGAAGTTGATCTCTTCTTACTTGGAGGTCAGATTATAGAAGATGTTATTTTTATTACCTTTGACCCGAAAGATTGTTGTGCATTCTTTAATGATCCCACAACAGAACCTGGTTCAACAATTATCGTGGACTGTCAAGATATTCAAGCTATCCGTATAGAAGCTGACTAA
- the acnA gene encoding aconitate hydratase AcnA, translating into MAQGNLHNSRASFEVNGKTYNYYDLAAIEKAGVAKVSNLPYSIKVLLESVLRQYDAYVIKEEHVNELAKWGNGADPEAEVPFKPSRVVLQDFTGVPVVVDLASLRSAMKEMGGDPSKINPAIPVDLVIDHSVQVDKYGNASALQANMDLEFERNAERYNFLKWAQTAYNNFRAVPPATGIVHQVNLEYLAPVVHVNENADGTFETFPDSVVGTDSHTTMINGIGVLGWGVGGIEAEAGMLGQPSYFPIPEVIGVKLVGDLPNGTTATDLALKVTQVLRQRGVVGKFVEFFGPGVSKLPLADRATISNMAPEYGATCGYFAIDEESLNYMRLTGRDEEHIAVVEAYLKANHMFFDPTLEPVYTDVLEVNLAEIEPNLSGPKRPQDLIPLSQMRSRYKEAVVAPQGTQGFGLTEDEFAKTSVAKFAEGDVEIPTGAVAIAAITSCTNTSNPYVLIAAGLVAKKAVEKGLTVPKWVKTSLAPGSKVVTGYLEDSGLQSYLDQIGFNTVGYGCTTCIGNSGPLLPEIEDAIKANDLFVTSVLSGNRNFEGRVHPLVKANYLASPPLVVAYALAGTVDVDLQKDSFGKDKDGNEVFFADIWPTTEEVNAVLGTVVNRELFQKEYETVFTANEAWNAIETSTESLYTFDEKSTYIQNPPFFQGLAKEPEAIKGLDGLRIMAKFGDSITTDHISPAGAIGKDTPAGKYLIENGVAIRDFNSYGSRRGNHEVMMRGTFANIRIRNQVAPGTEGGFTTYWPTGEVEYIYDACMKYQEQGTGLVVLAGNDYGMGSSRDWAAKGTFLLGVKTVIAQSYERIHRSNLVMMGVLPLQYLNGESADSLGLTGKEEISVNITDDVKPRDILTVTAKSEDGTVKTFQALARFDSEVEVDYYRHGGILQMVLRAKAAE; encoded by the coding sequence ATGGCACAAGGTAATTTACACAACAGCCGCGCATCATTCGAAGTAAATGGTAAAACTTACAATTACTATGACTTAGCTGCGATTGAAAAAGCTGGCGTTGCAAAAGTTTCAAACCTTCCTTACTCAATCAAAGTATTATTAGAATCTGTTTTACGTCAATATGATGCGTATGTAATCAAAGAAGAACACGTAAACGAATTAGCAAAATGGGGTAATGGTGCTGATCCAGAAGCTGAAGTACCATTCAAACCTTCTCGCGTTGTATTACAAGACTTTACTGGTGTACCAGTAGTAGTTGACCTTGCATCTCTTCGTTCTGCAATGAAAGAAATGGGCGGCGACCCAAGCAAAATCAACCCTGCTATTCCAGTTGACCTTGTAATTGACCACTCAGTACAAGTTGACAAATATGGTAATGCAAGTGCACTACAAGCAAACATGGACCTTGAATTTGAACGTAATGCTGAGCGTTATAACTTCTTAAAATGGGCTCAAACTGCTTACAATAACTTCCGTGCTGTACCACCAGCAACTGGTATCGTTCACCAAGTAAACTTAGAGTACTTAGCTCCAGTTGTGCACGTAAACGAAAATGCTGACGGTACATTCGAAACATTCCCAGATTCAGTAGTTGGTACTGACTCACATACAACAATGATCAACGGTATCGGCGTTCTTGGATGGGGTGTTGGTGGTATTGAAGCTGAAGCAGGTATGCTTGGTCAACCTTCATACTTCCCAATCCCAGAAGTTATCGGTGTTAAATTAGTTGGCGATCTTCCAAACGGAACTACTGCTACTGACTTAGCATTAAAAGTAACGCAAGTATTACGTCAACGTGGGGTAGTAGGTAAATTCGTTGAGTTCTTCGGACCTGGCGTATCTAAATTACCACTAGCTGACCGTGCAACAATTTCTAACATGGCTCCTGAATATGGTGCTACATGTGGTTACTTCGCAATTGACGAAGAATCATTGAACTACATGCGTTTAACTGGTCGTGACGAAGAGCACATCGCGGTTGTAGAAGCTTACTTAAAAGCGAACCACATGTTCTTCGATCCAACATTAGAGCCAGTTTACACTGATGTATTAGAAGTAAACTTAGCTGAAATCGAACCAAACCTTTCTGGTCCAAAACGTCCACAAGACTTAATTCCACTATCTCAAATGCGTTCTCGTTACAAAGAAGCAGTAGTGGCACCTCAAGGTACACAAGGTTTCGGTTTAACTGAAGATGAATTCGCAAAAACTTCTGTAGCTAAATTCGCTGAAGGTGATGTAGAAATTCCAACAGGTGCTGTAGCAATCGCTGCAATCACTTCTTGTACAAATACATCTAATCCTTACGTATTAATTGCTGCGGGCTTAGTGGCGAAAAAAGCTGTAGAAAAAGGTCTAACAGTGCCTAAATGGGTAAAAACTTCTTTAGCACCAGGTTCTAAAGTAGTAACTGGTTACCTAGAAGATTCAGGTTTACAATCTTACCTTGACCAAATCGGGTTCAACACTGTAGGTTACGGTTGTACAACATGTATCGGTAACTCAGGTCCGTTACTTCCTGAAATCGAAGATGCAATCAAAGCTAATGACTTATTTGTAACATCTGTTCTTTCTGGTAACCGTAACTTCGAAGGTCGTGTACACCCACTTGTAAAAGCTAACTACTTAGCTTCACCACCACTTGTTGTTGCTTATGCACTTGCTGGTACTGTGGATGTCGACTTACAAAAAGATTCATTCGGTAAAGACAAAGATGGCAACGAAGTATTCTTCGCTGATATCTGGCCTACAACTGAAGAAGTTAACGCAGTATTAGGTACTGTAGTTAACCGTGAATTATTCCAAAAAGAATACGAAACTGTATTCACAGCAAACGAAGCTTGGAATGCAATTGAAACATCAACTGAGTCTCTTTACACATTTGATGAAAAATCAACTTACATCCAAAACCCACCATTCTTCCAAGGTCTTGCGAAAGAGCCAGAAGCTATTAAAGGCTTAGACGGCTTACGTATTATGGCGAAGTTCGGTGACTCAATTACAACTGACCATATTTCTCCAGCTGGTGCAATCGGTAAAGATACACCTGCAGGTAAATATTTAATCGAAAACGGTGTTGCAATCCGTGACTTCAACTCTTATGGTTCTCGTCGTGGTAACCACGAAGTAATGATGCGTGGTACATTTGCAAACATCCGTATCCGTAACCAAGTTGCTCCTGGTACAGAAGGTGGATTCACTACTTACTGGCCAACAGGCGAAGTAGAATACATCTATGACGCATGTATGAAATACCAAGAGCAAGGTACTGGCTTAGTAGTACTTGCTGGTAACGACTACGGTATGGGTTCTTCTCGTGACTGGGCGGCGAAAGGTACATTCCTACTTGGCGTGAAAACTGTTATCGCACAATCTTACGAGCGTATCCACCGTTCTAACTTAGTAATGATGGGTGTTCTTCCTTTACAATACTTAAATGGTGAATCTGCTGATTCTCTAGGTTTAACGGGTAAAGAAGAAATCTCTGTAAACATTACTGACGATGTGAAACCACGTGACATCTTAACAGTAACTGCGAAATCTGAAGACGGCACAGTTAAAACTTTCCAAGCTTTAGCTCGTTTTGACTCAGAGGTAGAAGTAGACTACTACCGTCACGGTGGTATCCTACAAATGGTTCTACGCGCAAAAGCTGCTGAGTAA
- a CDS encoding S-layer homology domain-containing protein yields the protein MVKGYDDHTFRSSETVTRGQIAVMIARALDLDAKGKSPFVDVPENSSYANAVTALYEAGISTGVSATEYGVNDKVTRGQLATLIFNTLTATSTPSTPSQPSSLTLEEVFNKSLAKQQDVKSMKASMTMTQAIEVNDGKETFKTNTNSKMSMDVVVDPMQFFVEGTIAMTEPESGEKMEMPLKMYMTAKDGMYMYEATQGAWLKFPTDMYDAMLEQAGVQASAADQLEMLKEFAKDFTLKETDNAYVLTLNADGEKFTKLVKDQISTLIPMLETGAATATKDSAEVQVGTTTKDSAEVEVGADDILASLNNMSFDNIKYQLTIDKKTFDIKNIEIDMTLAMNMADVKMKINQKSAITYDAFNTLSTITIPQDVLKNAKDLSELTAKEMELVSSINK from the coding sequence GTGGTGAAGGGCTATGATGATCATACATTCCGTTCGTCTGAAACTGTGACACGAGGACAAATAGCTGTGATGATTGCACGAGCATTAGACTTAGATGCAAAAGGTAAAAGCCCGTTTGTGGATGTTCCAGAGAATAGTTCCTATGCTAACGCTGTGACAGCACTATATGAGGCAGGAATTTCAACAGGAGTTTCTGCTACAGAATATGGTGTCAATGATAAAGTAACTCGCGGTCAATTAGCTACTTTAATTTTCAATACATTGACAGCAACATCAACACCATCAACACCATCACAGCCTAGCTCCTTAACATTAGAAGAAGTATTTAATAAATCTCTAGCTAAACAACAAGATGTGAAGAGCATGAAAGCTAGTATGACGATGACACAGGCAATAGAAGTAAATGATGGAAAAGAAACATTCAAAACAAACACAAATAGCAAAATGTCAATGGATGTAGTGGTCGATCCAATGCAATTTTTCGTTGAGGGAACAATTGCTATGACAGAGCCTGAAAGTGGCGAAAAAATGGAGATGCCATTAAAAATGTACATGACAGCTAAAGATGGAATGTATATGTATGAGGCAACTCAAGGCGCTTGGCTTAAGTTCCCAACTGATATGTATGATGCTATGCTTGAACAAGCAGGCGTACAAGCAAGCGCAGCTGACCAGCTTGAAATGCTAAAAGAATTTGCAAAAGACTTTACATTAAAAGAAACAGATAATGCCTATGTTTTAACATTAAATGCAGATGGTGAGAAATTTACAAAACTGGTTAAAGACCAAATTTCAACTTTAATACCAATGTTGGAAACAGGAGCTGCAACAGCAACAAAAGATTCAGCAGAGGTACAAGTAGGTACAACAACAAAAGATTCAGCTGAAGTAGAGGTAGGAGCAGATGACATTTTAGCTTCATTGAATAATATGTCATTTGACAATATAAAATATCAATTAACGATTGATAAAAAGACATTCGATATAAAAAATATTGAAATTGATATGACTTTAGCAATGAATATGGCAGATGTAAAAATGAAAATTAACCAAAAATCAGCCATCACATACGATGCATTTAATACACTTTCTACGATTACTATCCCACAAGACGTGTTAAAAAATGCAAAGGATTTATCAGAATTAACAGCGAAGGAAATGGAGTTAGTTTCTTCAATTAATAAATAA
- a CDS encoding TIGR03943 family protein, with translation MRFHFQQAVKAAILFAFSAMIYSFHMTGNITKLINPKYDILSKIVAIIFLFLFVVQLKRVFTFSKQSNSYRATCGCCSHHQENTSLSIKKGLSYFILIVPIVTGLIIPTKVLDASIAEKKGATIMMTNQSQALTGDDDIAMLNDSTEGHPVDPNLLEKKQEMPKKEYDLLKQQLASNPIIEMTDYVYSVYYEDINNNLLNYQGKSIHINGFVLKEDDFEQNQLVISRFLITHCVADASIIGFLSEIPEASNLEEDTWIEAEGIIDIGYYNGVELPLLKIHKWKEIEIPDEPYLYPIDILISK, from the coding sequence ATGCGATTTCACTTCCAACAAGCAGTCAAAGCAGCCATTTTATTTGCTTTCTCTGCGATGATTTACAGTTTTCATATGACGGGAAACATAACAAAATTAATAAACCCAAAATATGATATATTGAGTAAAATAGTAGCGATTATTTTTTTATTTTTATTCGTTGTACAGCTAAAAAGAGTTTTTACTTTTTCAAAACAAAGTAATTCATATCGTGCTACATGTGGATGTTGTTCACATCATCAGGAAAATACATCACTTTCTATAAAAAAGGGTTTGTCTTATTTTATCCTTATCGTTCCCATAGTCACTGGATTAATCATACCGACCAAGGTTTTAGATGCTTCGATTGCAGAAAAAAAAGGAGCCACGATTATGATGACTAATCAATCTCAAGCCCTTACTGGTGATGATGACATAGCAATGCTGAATGATTCCACTGAAGGACACCCTGTTGATCCAAACTTATTAGAAAAAAAACAGGAGATGCCCAAAAAAGAATATGATTTGTTGAAACAACAGCTCGCCAGCAATCCAATTATTGAAATGACGGATTATGTATATTCCGTTTATTATGAGGACATTAATAATAATCTATTAAACTATCAAGGTAAAAGCATTCATATAAATGGATTTGTATTAAAAGAAGATGATTTTGAGCAAAATCAGTTAGTGATTTCTAGATTCTTAATTACACATTGTGTAGCTGACGCAAGTATCATCGGTTTTTTGTCAGAGATACCAGAAGCAAGCAATTTAGAAGAAGATACATGGATTGAAGCAGAAGGAATTATTGATATTGGGTACTATAATGGTGTTGAACTACCATTGCTTAAAATTCATAAATGGAAAGAAATAGAAATACCTGATGAACCTTATTTATATCCTATAGATATTCTTATTAGTAAGTAA
- a CDS encoding DJ-1 family protein, whose protein sequence is MKKILLLLANGFEAVEASVFTDVLGWNKWEGDGSTEVVTVGLHPQLQCTWNFNVAPEKLLHEVSLVDFDALAIPGGFEEAGFYTDAFSEEFQEVVRHFDEHKKPIATVCVASLILGHSGILQNRKATTYNHSTSKRLAQLQSYGADIVNERIVLNEHIITSSNPGTAFDVAFTLLEMLTSIDNTKKVQDLMGFK, encoded by the coding sequence ATGAAAAAAATTTTATTATTATTAGCAAATGGGTTTGAGGCTGTTGAAGCGAGTGTCTTTACAGATGTACTTGGTTGGAATAAATGGGAGGGTGATGGGTCAACAGAAGTAGTGACTGTCGGTTTGCATCCACAACTGCAATGTACATGGAATTTTAACGTAGCCCCAGAAAAATTACTTCATGAAGTTTCATTAGTGGATTTTGATGCTCTCGCTATCCCTGGTGGATTTGAGGAAGCGGGCTTTTATACTGATGCCTTCAGTGAAGAATTCCAAGAAGTTGTCCGTCACTTTGATGAACATAAAAAACCAATTGCCACGGTTTGTGTAGCTTCTCTTATTTTAGGTCATAGTGGCATTCTACAAAATCGAAAAGCTACCACCTATAATCATTCAACAAGCAAACGTTTAGCACAGCTCCAATCCTACGGTGCAGACATTGTCAACGAGCGAATTGTCCTAAACGAACATATCATTACATCATCCAATCCAGGTACTGCCTTCGACGTGGCTTTTACCTTACTTGAAATGCTAACATCAATTGATAATACCAAAAAAGTACAGGATTTAATGGGCTTCAAATAA
- a CDS encoding AsnC family transcriptional regulator — protein MDKIDTDILLQLQQNAKISMKELAASVHLSSPAVIERVKKLEEQGMIEGYSTKVNLKKLQRTIQAIILFKSIDCKSLSDFCNAHPDVLECYRVAGEISYIVKLATYSVETLERFIDEAMPYGTPSTNIVLSSTEKKVIAPFFNGNLDK, from the coding sequence ATGGATAAAATAGATACTGATATTTTATTGCAATTACAGCAAAATGCAAAAATTTCAATGAAGGAATTAGCGGCATCCGTTCATTTATCCTCGCCAGCTGTTATTGAGCGTGTTAAAAAGCTTGAAGAGCAAGGAATGATTGAAGGGTATAGTACAAAAGTAAATTTAAAAAAGTTGCAGCGTACGATTCAAGCTATTATTTTGTTTAAATCGATAGATTGTAAAAGTCTTTCAGATTTTTGCAATGCCCATCCAGATGTTTTGGAGTGTTATCGGGTAGCTGGGGAGATTAGTTATATTGTAAAGCTTGCTACATATTCAGTGGAAACATTGGAGAGGTTTATTGATGAGGCAATGCCCTATGGAACGCCTTCAACTAATATTGTGCTATCTTCAACGGAGAAGAAAGTCATAGCTCCATTTTTTAATGGAAATTTAGACAAATAA
- a CDS encoding RNA polymerase has product MEKHTERLIRLAFYYVRDLQCAEDIVQDVFIKFYEQQENYEERGELRAYLSKLVINKSKDYLRSWTYRKIQVQQKIFAKQAVIRRDILVQQDEQTLIENAILALPLKQREVLIYFYFEELPVMEIAELLSIPESTVKTRLRRGRELLKPKLQHIEWEVLLHE; this is encoded by the coding sequence ATGGAAAAGCATACAGAAAGACTGATTCGACTGGCTTTTTATTATGTAAGAGATTTACAATGTGCAGAAGATATCGTTCAGGATGTATTTATTAAATTTTATGAACAACAAGAAAACTACGAAGAACGTGGAGAATTGCGGGCATATTTATCAAAACTTGTCATCAATAAAAGTAAAGATTATTTACGTAGCTGGACATACCGTAAAATTCAGGTTCAACAGAAAATTTTTGCGAAGCAAGCTGTGATAAGGAGGGACATACTTGTTCAGCAAGATGAACAAACGTTAATTGAAAATGCTATTTTAGCTCTACCATTAAAACAGCGTGAGGTTCTAATTTATTTTTATTTCGAAGAATTACCTGTTATGGAAATTGCCGAGCTATTAAGTATTCCGGAGAGCACAGTCAAAACAAGGCTTCGTCGTGGGAGAGAGCTATTAAAGCCAAAGCTACAGCATATTGAGTGGGAGGTGCTACTGCATGAGTAA
- a CDS encoding IS110 family transposase: MEVFIKNCAGLDVHSETIVACVLKGRHENEVYQEIETFPTLTKDLFRLLKWLESHEVTHIAMESTGVYWKPVFNILEDFFDITLANAQRIKNVPGRKTDVSDAEWIAKLLRHGLIEKSFVPPVEIRELRDLTRLRKKWIGHLTSEKNRIQKVLESSNVKLSTVISDVFGVSGRKLLNRLIEQGYVDEADVKKNIHGRLAPKKQLITDSLFGTLNEHQIFLIRQSWRHIEYLESLVLEIEERINQLLQNYHEELQLLMTIPGIKKDTAAVIIAEIGVNMNQFPTSQHLASWAGVSPGNHESAGKRKSTRSIKGNPHIKSAMCEAAWAVSRSRNRWLANKYWSLAARRGKKKALVAISHRMLRIIYSMLLNKEPYKEPQLV; this comes from the coding sequence ATGGAGGTATTTATTAAGAATTGTGCAGGCTTAGATGTGCATTCTGAGACAATTGTTGCTTGCGTTTTAAAAGGGAGACACGAAAACGAAGTATATCAAGAAATAGAAACTTTCCCTACGCTCACGAAAGATTTGTTTCGTCTATTGAAATGGTTAGAAAGCCATGAAGTTACACATATTGCGATGGAGAGTACGGGTGTGTATTGGAAACCTGTATTTAATATTTTGGAGGACTTTTTTGATATTACACTTGCGAATGCCCAACGAATCAAAAACGTTCCTGGCAGAAAAACAGACGTTTCAGATGCAGAATGGATTGCGAAGTTATTACGTCATGGCTTGATTGAAAAGAGTTTTGTTCCACCCGTGGAGATTCGAGAACTCAGAGATTTAACAAGACTTCGGAAAAAGTGGATTGGCCATTTAACTTCTGAAAAGAATCGCATTCAAAAAGTATTAGAAAGTTCAAATGTCAAACTAAGTACTGTGATTTCAGATGTATTTGGCGTATCCGGGCGTAAATTACTAAATCGATTAATTGAACAAGGTTATGTAGATGAAGCCGATGTCAAAAAGAATATTCATGGAAGGTTAGCCCCTAAAAAACAATTGATTACCGATTCTTTATTTGGAACACTCAATGAACATCAAATATTTCTTATTCGCCAATCTTGGCGACACATTGAATATTTGGAGTCATTGGTTTTAGAAATTGAAGAACGGATTAATCAACTATTACAAAATTATCATGAAGAACTTCAATTATTAATGACAATTCCAGGTATAAAAAAAGATACTGCCGCAGTTATCATTGCAGAAATTGGTGTAAACATGAATCAGTTTCCCACATCACAACACCTTGCTTCATGGGCAGGCGTATCTCCTGGTAATCATGAGAGTGCAGGAAAAAGAAAAAGTACGCGTTCTATTAAGGGAAATCCACACATTAAATCGGCCATGTGTGAGGCAGCTTGGGCAGTTTCAAGAAGTCGAAATCGTTGGTTAGCCAACAAATATTGGTCACTCGCAGCACGAAGAGGCAAGAAAAAAGCACTCGTTGCGATTTCGCATCGAATGCTTCGAATTATTTACTCCATGCTACTGAACAAGGAGCCATATAAAGAACCACAATTGGTTTAG